A portion of the Adhaeribacter radiodurans genome contains these proteins:
- a CDS encoding SDR family oxidoreductase gives MANKILITGATGHIGNRVAEILKDYDSLRLMSRQPEELADFTRAEKVKGDYKDNATLQDAFDGIDTAFIVSGYAAPGQRALLHKNAIAAAVIAGVKHIVYLSFQGASANSKFPMSQDHFQTEEFIKQSGLSFTVLRDSFYMDLIPEMFGEQQLMKGPGGRGQVAWVAREDVARTIAQVLLNPVAHQGTYDLTGPEALTLAQTAERLTQIQGKNYRYQEETITQAIRWRNDLGAPAWEVATWIGSYLAIAAGEVAPVSNAVEQITGQKPFSLEAYFTKFPEIIS, from the coding sequence ATGGCCAATAAAATACTTATTACGGGTGCTACCGGCCACATTGGCAACCGGGTAGCGGAAATTTTAAAAGATTATGATTCACTACGTTTAATGAGCCGCCAGCCGGAAGAATTAGCAGACTTTACCCGAGCCGAAAAAGTAAAAGGAGATTACAAAGATAACGCTACTTTGCAAGATGCTTTTGATGGAATTGATACGGCCTTTATTGTATCAGGGTATGCTGCTCCGGGCCAGAGAGCCTTATTACATAAAAATGCCATAGCTGCCGCAGTTATAGCAGGAGTAAAACACATTGTTTATCTGTCTTTTCAGGGAGCTTCGGCAAATAGTAAATTTCCCATGTCGCAGGATCACTTCCAAACCGAGGAATTTATTAAACAAAGTGGTTTATCTTTTACCGTGCTTCGGGATAGCTTTTATATGGATCTGATACCGGAAATGTTTGGCGAGCAGCAATTAATGAAAGGTCCAGGCGGTCGCGGCCAGGTAGCTTGGGTGGCCCGGGAAGATGTAGCTCGTACCATTGCCCAGGTACTGTTAAATCCGGTTGCACACCAGGGCACTTACGACCTTACCGGTCCGGAAGCGCTCACTTTAGCCCAAACGGCCGAACGGCTGACACAAATCCAAGGGAAGAATTATCGGTACCAGGAAGAAACCATTACGCAAGCCATAAGATGGCGAAACGACTTAGGCGCTCCGGCCTGGGAAGTAGCCACCTGGATTGGTTCTTACCTGGCTATTGCGGCAGGAGAAGTTGCCCCGGTAAGCAACGCTGTGGAACAGATTACCGGACAAAAGCCTTTCTCCCTGGAAGCATACTTTACAAAATTCCCGGAAATTATATCTTAA
- a CDS encoding family 78 glycoside hydrolase catalytic domain, with product MKKKYVSGIFLAFLVLYSSLLYGQNINPDILQKRWAAFWLTVPDASPDGYGVYLFRKTVELNTKPTTFIIHVSADNRYKLYVNEKLVSLGPARGDLSHWNFETVDLAPYLKAGKNILAAQVWNEGEYKPEAQISFRTGFILQGATATEATVNTNNTWKCTRDNSYAPLKFNVRSYYVAGAGEIRNMAAHPKSWQSINFNDEPWLKPQHIFNGLPKTLLGPFGTTNGWMLVPSGIPQMELKDERLLKMVSVEGGVKIAKNFPTQKTAVTIPANSAITILLDQTYLTNAYPNVFFNGGKGAAITVKYAETLYSKFPVKGNRNETKGMQFLGRTDSIISDGTNDQRFTPLTYRTYRYVQLKITTQSEPLVLNDFYGTFTGYPFELKASTASGSEEINKILNIGWRTARLCATETYMDCPYYEQLQYIGDGRIQALISLYNTGDDRLVKNAINQADFSRQPEGVTLSRHPSYTPQYIPTFSLWYIGMLHDYSKYGPDSEFVKSKISGTRQILDYFRNYQQADGSLKNVPQWMFTDWVDDKEWRAGVGPMSANGTSALLDLQLLWAYQLAADLETKFGNPALAAPYEKSITQLKSTITQKYLNKEKNLFADREEKDTYSQHTNSLAILTGIVAPADMPTLAKQLITNTNLAPASIYFKFYLHQALIKAGLGNDYLKWLDKWRENIQMGLTTWAETSDLAKTRSDCHAWGASPNIEFYRTILGIDSDGPAFSKVKIEPHLGEITNISGEIPHPQGKIAVQYKADKNKWKVAINLPKTVTGTLVWKGKSMPLKAGVNQFSL from the coding sequence ATGAAAAAAAAATACGTATCAGGTATTTTTCTTGCTTTTCTAGTTCTTTATTCTTCCTTGTTGTATGGCCAAAATATAAACCCCGATATTTTACAGAAACGATGGGCGGCTTTTTGGCTTACGGTTCCGGATGCCTCCCCAGATGGCTATGGCGTATACTTGTTCCGGAAAACGGTGGAGTTAAACACCAAACCAACAACCTTTATCATTCATGTTTCGGCGGATAACCGTTATAAGTTATACGTGAATGAAAAACTGGTTTCTTTGGGCCCGGCCCGGGGCGATTTAAGCCATTGGAATTTTGAAACCGTGGATTTGGCACCTTACCTGAAAGCTGGTAAGAATATTTTAGCGGCACAAGTCTGGAATGAAGGCGAATATAAACCGGAAGCCCAGATTTCGTTCCGGACGGGTTTTATTCTCCAAGGCGCAACCGCTACCGAAGCAACTGTAAATACCAATAATACCTGGAAATGTACGCGGGATAATAGTTATGCGCCCTTAAAATTTAATGTGCGTTCTTACTATGTTGCCGGCGCCGGCGAAATCCGGAATATGGCGGCTCATCCTAAATCGTGGCAAAGCATAAACTTTAACGATGAGCCATGGCTTAAGCCCCAGCATATATTTAATGGGTTGCCCAAAACCCTTTTGGGTCCTTTTGGTACCACCAATGGCTGGATGCTGGTTCCATCCGGCATTCCTCAAATGGAGTTAAAAGATGAGCGGTTACTTAAAATGGTATCCGTAGAGGGCGGAGTAAAAATCGCGAAAAATTTCCCAACGCAAAAAACTGCAGTTACTATCCCGGCAAATTCGGCCATTACAATTCTACTAGACCAAACGTATTTAACCAATGCGTATCCCAACGTATTCTTTAATGGCGGAAAAGGAGCAGCCATTACGGTAAAATACGCAGAAACGCTGTATTCCAAATTTCCGGTTAAGGGAAACCGGAATGAAACCAAAGGAATGCAATTCTTAGGACGGACAGATAGCATTATATCGGATGGAACTAATGATCAAAGATTTACCCCTTTAACCTATCGCACTTACCGCTACGTTCAACTTAAAATTACGACGCAAAGCGAACCCCTGGTTTTAAATGATTTTTACGGCACGTTTACGGGTTATCCATTCGAGTTAAAAGCTTCCACGGCATCGGGCAGCGAAGAAATAAACAAAATTTTAAACATTGGTTGGCGTACCGCCCGGTTGTGTGCTACCGAAACCTATATGGATTGCCCGTATTACGAGCAATTGCAATACATCGGGGATGGTCGCATTCAGGCCTTAATTTCCTTATACAATACAGGTGATGACCGCCTGGTCAAAAATGCTATAAACCAAGCCGACTTTTCCCGGCAACCCGAAGGTGTTACTTTAAGTCGCCATCCATCTTACACGCCGCAGTACATACCTACCTTTTCCTTGTGGTACATTGGCATGTTGCACGATTACAGCAAGTATGGACCTGATAGTGAATTTGTAAAAAGTAAAATAAGTGGCACTCGTCAGATTCTGGATTATTTTAGAAATTACCAGCAAGCCGATGGTTCTTTAAAAAATGTGCCGCAATGGATGTTTACCGATTGGGTAGATGATAAAGAATGGCGGGCCGGGGTAGGCCCCATGAGTGCTAACGGTACCTCTGCCCTACTCGATTTACAATTGCTGTGGGCTTACCAATTAGCCGCCGACCTGGAAACAAAGTTCGGCAACCCGGCATTGGCCGCTCCATACGAAAAATCAATTACCCAATTAAAAAGTACCATTACCCAAAAATACCTAAATAAAGAGAAAAATTTATTTGCCGACCGGGAAGAAAAAGATACTTATTCCCAACATACCAACTCATTAGCCATACTAACCGGTATTGTTGCCCCCGCAGATATGCCAACCTTGGCGAAACAATTAATTACGAATACCAATCTGGCTCCGGCTTCTATTTATTTTAAATTTTATTTACACCAGGCCTTAATAAAAGCTGGTTTAGGCAACGATTATTTAAAATGGCTGGATAAATGGCGCGAAAACATCCAAATGGGATTAACCACTTGGGCTGAAACTTCGGATCTGGCCAAAACTCGCTCGGATTGTCACGCCTGGGGAGCCAGTCCCAACATCGAGTTTTACCGGACTATTCTGGGAATAGACAGCGATGGGCCAGCTTTTTCAAAAGTAAAAATTGAACCGCATCTGGGTGAAATTACCAACATTAGTGGCGAAATTCCTCATCCGCAAGGTAAAATTGCCGTGCAATATAAAGCCGATAAAAATAAGTGGAAAGTAGCCATAAACTTACCTAAAACGGTTACCGGAACTTTGGTCTGGAAAGGGAAAAGTATGCCTTTAAAGGCGGGAGTAAACCAATTTTCGCTTTAA
- a CDS encoding carboxylesterase/lipase family protein, producing the protein MNTLKRRQFLSQLSLAAVGTALSGKLYASSFLDSKPLIVEEFVQTETTYGKVKGYRSEGVNIFKGIPYAGKTSGNNRFRRPAKLEPWTGVRDALHLGAPAIQAPRRNEPEPSEDCLFLNVWTPASDNKKRPVMFYNHGGGFVIGSGGSAGQDGANLARNFDVVVVETNHRLGLFGFLYLDEIAGPDYAGSGNMGLLDIIDGLKWVHENIAQFGGNPDNVMIWGESGGGAKTSCLYAMPAAAPYFNKASIESGPGVRMMDKETAHENTLQLLKQLNISANNWQKILEVPAADLLSMQAKLPFVPPFLEKNKTQGMMRRNAGGFGPVVDGKALPRHPFDPDAPAISRNKPLLVGWNEDEYTFFAWERKDTESFKMDFDGLYQKLEPQYGPADTKKIIETYRKARPNATAPDIFVAISSITMMGLGSIDIAEKKARQNGAPVYLYNFGYKSENKIPGTDYAMGTPHAMDISFKFNNEVPPKNGEPAKPSFFGGNRPERFTASHNFAELWTTFARTGKPAAQSAPVWPAYNLKNRPTMRIDTKLEVVNNQFKEEVEMWRSIGRI; encoded by the coding sequence ATGAATACCCTAAAAAGAAGACAATTCTTATCCCAACTATCCCTGGCTGCGGTTGGCACTGCCCTTTCGGGTAAATTATATGCCTCCTCGTTTTTAGATTCTAAACCCCTAATTGTTGAAGAGTTTGTTCAGACGGAAACAACTTACGGGAAAGTTAAAGGCTATCGATCGGAGGGCGTAAACATATTCAAGGGTATTCCTTACGCTGGAAAAACCTCCGGCAATAACCGGTTCCGACGCCCGGCAAAACTCGAACCGTGGACAGGCGTACGGGATGCCCTTCACCTGGGTGCTCCTGCTATACAAGCCCCGCGAAGAAATGAGCCGGAGCCATCGGAAGACTGCTTGTTTTTGAATGTCTGGACACCGGCCAGTGATAATAAAAAACGGCCGGTGATGTTTTACAATCATGGGGGAGGATTTGTAATTGGTTCGGGCGGTTCTGCCGGTCAGGACGGCGCTAACTTAGCCCGAAACTTTGATGTGGTGGTAGTAGAAACTAATCATCGTTTAGGCTTATTCGGATTTTTATACCTGGATGAAATTGCCGGGCCAGACTATGCCGGTTCGGGCAATATGGGATTATTGGATATAATTGATGGTTTAAAGTGGGTACACGAAAACATCGCCCAGTTTGGTGGTAACCCGGATAATGTAATGATTTGGGGTGAATCAGGCGGGGGAGCAAAAACCTCTTGTTTGTATGCTATGCCAGCGGCAGCACCGTATTTTAATAAAGCATCTATCGAAAGTGGTCCGGGTGTGCGCATGATGGATAAGGAAACTGCCCATGAAAATACCTTGCAGTTGTTGAAACAATTAAATATATCGGCTAACAACTGGCAGAAAATCCTGGAAGTGCCCGCTGCTGATTTATTAAGTATGCAAGCAAAATTGCCGTTCGTGCCACCTTTTCTGGAGAAAAATAAAACCCAGGGCATGATGCGCCGAAACGCTGGTGGGTTTGGCCCCGTGGTGGATGGAAAAGCCCTTCCTCGTCATCCCTTCGACCCGGATGCGCCAGCTATTTCCCGAAACAAGCCTTTGTTGGTAGGCTGGAACGAAGATGAATACACCTTTTTTGCCTGGGAACGAAAAGATACCGAATCTTTCAAAATGGATTTTGACGGCCTATATCAAAAATTAGAGCCGCAGTATGGCCCCGCCGACACCAAGAAAATTATTGAAACTTACCGGAAAGCCCGGCCCAACGCCACTGCTCCCGATATTTTTGTTGCTATTTCTTCCATTACCATGATGGGCCTGGGTTCCATTGACATAGCCGAAAAGAAAGCTAGACAAAACGGCGCTCCGGTTTACCTGTACAATTTTGGCTATAAATCCGAAAACAAAATACCGGGTACAGATTACGCCATGGGAACACCGCACGCTATGGACATTTCCTTTAAGTTTAACAACGAAGTACCACCCAAAAATGGCGAGCCGGCCAAGCCAAGTTTCTTCGGCGGAAACCGGCCGGAACGATTTACTGCCTCGCACAACTTTGCGGAGTTATGGACCACTTTTGCCCGTACAGGCAAACCCGCCGCCCAAAGTGCCCCGGTTTGGCCCGCTTATAATTTAAAAAACCGACCTACCATGCGCATTGATACTAAGTTGGAAGTAGTTAACAACCAATTTAAAGAAGAAGTGGAAATGTGGCGTTCCATCGGGAGAATATAA